DNA sequence from the Verrucomicrobiia bacterium genome:
CTGCCGCCACTCTGTCACGAAGCTTCGTCGCTCCTCTGCACTGTAACGGGCTCGTCTTGTTTTTGTTGATCTTTGCATTGACCGCAACCTTAACCCATCCCGGCTCGCTCAAGAAGGACGCCCGCCGCTTACCGCTTACACTCTTTCGGCGTCAGTCGCACCGAGCATTGTTATGTTTCAAGCACCGGATCGAATATGCATTGGTCCTGGGCAAATTCCGGTATTTTTGTCGCGAAACGGGTCTCTCAAGCCGCTGCGGCCGTCATTCTGAATCAAATTTCTTGGGGTTAGGGCTTAAACCTATCATTTTGACCTGGATTCCGTCTTTCGCAGGCAATTCCCTATTTTTTTGCTGCGAATCCTATCGCTCCAATTCAAAAACCTATCTTTGAACAACATCCTCTTATCACTCAGCGACTTTCCCTAACCATGTTTCCGGAAACTCCATGGAATTGTGACATTCTCTTAACGAGTAAACATGTTCTCTTATCCGCCTGGAGCCCCGACCTATCTTTTTGTCTCATTTCCCATCTTTTCTTCGATCTTTCAAAGATCGGAGGACATTCCCGAATGTTTTGGCGGAAGAAATAACTTGTGGCGAAGAAAACAAGAGGGGTAGAAGACGCTGAACCGTGATCCATGGAAGCCAGCAACCATGATTTGATCAGGCGTTTTCGCCGATGGCTTGCGAAACTCGCCTGCTGCTCCTGCCTCCTCGGCACGGGCGTTTCGACCCACGCAGAGTTGTTGCTGCGCGAAAGCTTTAATCAACCCGTCGCTGATTTCAGCCCAGTGGCAGGTGCCCCCGGCTGGCGAGCCCTGGCGCTTTACAACGGAGTGGTGACTGACTTTTCGTTTGTCACACCTGGCGACAAATTTCCCAATCTGTCGCACACCGCGAGCGTTAACGGCGTGGACGGGCCGGGTTACCTCGTTCTCGGCTCCGGTCAAAACGTAAGCAACGTCCTCGCCTGGCTGGAATGCCGTTTGCCCTTGACCGGTTGTCCTTCGAGCACCATCAGTTTCTACACAAAGAACGATCTGGCGGGCGCGACCGAACGGCTCGTGGTCCGGGTTGGTTCACAATGGTACGCGACTGTGCAAACCTTCGGCGACGACGGAGGAAACGTGGAGTGGAAGTTGAACACATTCCGGTTCTCCACCGCAGCTCAGTCCTGGCAATTGCTCGATACCAATGCCCTGGCCTTGGGAGCGCGCGCGGCAGGCCCGCTTCCTTCAGCAGAAATCGAGGCGATTGGTTTCCTGGGGCACGGGGCTGGTTCTGGCAAAATCCGCATTGATGAGCTGCACGTGCGTTGCGGTTCGTTGGTCATGGATCCAACTTTGCGCGTGGGATCGTGGATCTGGTCCGATGAAACCAAGGATCGCCAATACTGCCGCATCTGGAAAACGTTTGAACTGCCTGCCAACTCTGCGATCAGCAAGGCACGTCTGCGCATCACGGCGGACAATTCCTACGACGTTTATCTGGATGGCGAAAAAATTGGCCAGGGCGCGGAATGGCGCCGGCTGACGGAATACGATTTGACGCTGCTGCTGCGGCCGGGATCTCACGTATTGGCAGTGCAGGCTTTCAACGAGGTTGGTGCCGCTGGCCTGCTTGCCGGCATCACCGTGGACTTGGATGACGGGCGGGTCCTGGAAATTCCTTCGGATTCCTCGTGGCGGATCGTACCCGACGATCAGAAGGGATGGATCAAGAAAAGCAGCCCGCAACCGAGCTGGGGCTCGGCCCGCATTGTCGCCCACTTGCATGATTACCCGGGATTTCCAAATCGTCCGCAGGTGCTGTTTCCATCCGCACTGCAACCGGTCATGATCCGATTCTGGCAACGCGGCTGGTTTCAAATCACCATGCTGACGACTTCCGTCATTTTCGTGGTCTTCTATTTTCGCCTGCTGGCGCGACTGGCGCTGCAATCGAAATCGCAGGAGGTGCTGCAGCGCGAACGGGCGCGCATCGCGCGAGACATTCACGACGACCTCGGCGCAGGCCTCACACAGCTCGTGTTGTTGGGTGAAGCGGAACAACGGGAAGCGGCAGCGCAGCCGGAAATGCGTGCGAAGTTCGAGAGCATCTCGGAAGCGGGCCGCCGGTTGCTGCGTTCGATTGATGAAGTCGTCTGGCTGGTTAATTCCCAACGCGACAGCCTCCAGGATTTTGAGGCGTATATCTGCCGTTACGCTGAGAACTTCCTGCGTGCGAGTTCCGTGCGCTGCCGGCTGGACGTCGATTCCGAGGTCCCGCCATTCAGTTTTAATCTTGCAGCACGTCGCAGCCTGTTCCTCGTCATCAAGGAAGCACTGAACAATGCGGTGCGGCATTCCGGGGCAAGCGAGGTGGAACTGACGATCCAGGTGGTTAACGACGAGGTGCGCGTGCGAATCAAAGACAACGGAAAAGGTTTTGATCCGGCGCAGGGGAAACCTGAGCGTGACGGCTTGACGAACATGTCGCAGCGCATGAGGGAAATCGGAGGCCGTTGCCAGATCACAAGCCAGCCCGGAAGCGGCTGTTGTGTGGAATTGACGGCTCCGCTCCGGGATCGGGAACGCGGTGTGCGCGGTTGGTGGCGGCGCTGGACAAAATCCCGGATCGCGAAGAAACATCTCTCATGAGCCCCGAGACGAGAGAATCCCGTGCTCCATCGGAAGCATCGCGAAGCAGTCCCGTGAGCGTCGCATTGGTTGAGGATGAACGGGAACTGCGGGAAGGCCTGGTCAAGATGATCAACTCCTTTCCAGGCTTCAATTGCTCGTGCGTTTGCGTTTCGGGCGAGGAGGCGCTCAAACAAATCCCGGTTGCACGTCCCACCATCGTGTTGATGGATATTTTCCTGCCACGGATGTCCGGCATCGAGTGCACGTCGAGGCTCAAGGCGCAATGGCCCGACACGCTGATCCTGATCCTCACGGCCGTGGCGGACGATGAACTGGTTTTCCTGGCCCTTCAGGCCGGCGCG
Encoded proteins:
- a CDS encoding ATP-binding protein → MEASNHDLIRRFRRWLAKLACCSCLLGTGVSTHAELLLRESFNQPVADFSPVAGAPGWRALALYNGVVTDFSFVTPGDKFPNLSHTASVNGVDGPGYLVLGSGQNVSNVLAWLECRLPLTGCPSSTISFYTKNDLAGATERLVVRVGSQWYATVQTFGDDGGNVEWKLNTFRFSTAAQSWQLLDTNALALGARAAGPLPSAEIEAIGFLGHGAGSGKIRIDELHVRCGSLVMDPTLRVGSWIWSDETKDRQYCRIWKTFELPANSAISKARLRITADNSYDVYLDGEKIGQGAEWRRLTEYDLTLLLRPGSHVLAVQAFNEVGAAGLLAGITVDLDDGRVLEIPSDSSWRIVPDDQKGWIKKSSPQPSWGSARIVAHLHDYPGFPNRPQVLFPSALQPVMIRFWQRGWFQITMLTTSVIFVVFYFRLLARLALQSKSQEVLQRERARIARDIHDDLGAGLTQLVLLGEAEQREAAAQPEMRAKFESISEAGRRLLRSIDEVVWLVNSQRDSLQDFEAYICRYAENFLRASSVRCRLDVDSEVPPFSFNLAARRSLFLVIKEALNNAVRHSGASEVELTIQVVNDEVRVRIKDNGKGFDPAQGKPERDGLTNMSQRMREIGGRCQITSQPGSGCCVELTAPLRDRERGVRGWWRRWTKSRIAKKHLS
- a CDS encoding response regulator transcription factor; the protein is MSPETRESRAPSEASRSSPVSVALVEDERELREGLVKMINSFPGFNCSCVCVSGEEALKQIPVARPTIVLMDIFLPRMSGIECTSRLKAQWPDTLILILTAVADDELVFLALQAGADGYLLKSTPPAELQVALNELLNGGAPMTSAIARRVVRYFRKQSKPQGEEVNLSAREEEVLILLSKGYSNKEIAAQLSLSIDTVASYLKLIYKKMHVRSRTEAAIRYSQLKVG